In Nocardioides nitrophenolicus, the genomic window GCCGCCAACGATGCCCTCGACCGCCTGGTCGATGGGGGCGTCGTCGAAGACGATGTTGGCGGCCTTGCCGCCGAGCTCCAGGGTGGCCTTCTTGTCGGTGCCGGCGATGGCGCGGGCGATGGCCTTGCCGACCGCGGTGGAGCCGGTGAAGGCGACCTTGTCGACGTCGGGGTGGGAGACCACGGCCTGGCCGGTGGCGCCGGCGCCGGTGACGATGTTGACGACGCCCGGCGGCAGGTCGGCCTGCTGGCAGATCTCCGCGAACAGCAGCGCCGTCAGCGGCGTGGTCTCGGCGGGCTTGAGGACGACGGTGTTGCCGCAGGCCAGCGCCGGGGCGACCTTCCACGCCAGCATGAGCAGCGGGAAGTTCCACGGGATCACCTGGCCGGCGACGCCGAGCGGCTGGGGGTTGGGGCCCAGGCCGGCGTACGCCAGCTTGTCGGCCCAGCCGGCGTAGTAGAAGAAGTGCGCCGCGACGACGGGTACGTCGACATCGCGGCTCTCCTTGATCGGCTTGCCGTTGTCGATCGACTCCAGGACGGCGAGCTCGCGGGCCCGCTCCTGGATGATCCGGGCGATCCGGAACAGGTACTTGGCCCGCTCCTTGCCCGACATCCGCGACCAGCCGCGGAAGGCACGACGCGCGGCCCGGACCGCGAGGTCGACGTCGGCGTCGGACGCCTCGGCGATCTCGGCGAGCGTCTCCTCGGTGGCCGGGTTGACCGTCTTGAACGACGACCCGCGGCCGTCGACGAACTCGCCGTCGAGGAACAGGCCGTAGGACGGCTTGATGTCGACGATGCTCCGCGACTCGGGTGCGGGGGCGTACTCGAAGGCCATGATCAGTCCAGGGTGAAGTAGTCGGGACCGCTGTAGCGGCCGGTGGTCAGCTTGGTGCGCTGCATCAGCAGGTCGTTGAGCAGCGTGGAGGCGCCGAAGCGGAACCAGTCCGGGTCGAGCCAGTCGTCGCCGGCGATCTCGTTGACCATCACGAGGTACTTGATCGCGTCCTTGGCGGTGCGGATGCCGCCGGCCGGCTTCACGCCGATCTGGACGCCGGTCGCCTCGCGGAAGTCGCGCACCGCCTCGAGCATCACCAGCGTGACGGGCAGGGTCGCGGCCGGCTGCACCTTGCCGGTGGAGGTCTTGATGAAGTCGGTGCCGGCGAGCATCGCCAGCCAGGAGGCGCGGCGCACGTTGTCGTAGGTCTGCAGCTCGCCGGTCTCGAAGATCACCTTGAGGTGGGCGTGGGAGCCGTCGGGGCGCACGCACGCCTCGCGGGTCGCCACGATCTCCTCGAACACCTGCAGGTAGCGGCCGGCGAGGAAGGCCCCCCGGTCGATGACCATGTCGATCTCGTCGGCGCCGTTGGCGACCGCGTCGCGGGTGTCGGCGAGCTTGACCTCCATCGAGGCCCGGCCGCTCGGGAAGGCCGTGGCGACGGCCGCGACATTGACCTCGGAGCCGACGATCGCCTTCACCTCGCCCACCAGGTCGCCGTAGACGCACACCGCCGCCACCGACGGGCAGCTCGGGTCGGCGGGGTCGGGGCGCAGCGCCTTGTTGGCCAGCGCGCGGACCTTGCCCGGGGTGTCCTGGCCCTCGAGGGTGGTCAGGTCGACCATCCGGATGGCGAGGTCGAGAGCCCACTCCTTGGCGGTCGTCTTGATCGAGCGGGTCCCGAGACCGGCCGCACGCGCCTCCGCGCCGACCTGGTCGACGCCGGGGAGGCCGTGGAGGAACCGGCGCAGCGAGGCCTCGCTCGCGGTCACTTCGGAGTACGCCGCGAGTCCCGGGGCGGGATCGGCGGGGGCGGTGGTCGGCATGCTCGTCAGCATAGGGTTGGAAGCGTGCAGAACGAAGGTGTCGACAAGGTTGAGCGCTACAGCTCGGGCGGTCTGGTCGTGGGCCTGATCGGAATGGCGCTGGCGCTCGCCGTCCTGGTCTACGGGCTGGTCGACGACGAGGCCGGCTTCGCACCGTGGGCCTACCCGTTCTGCCTGCTGCTGGGCCTGCTGGCCTACCTGGTCCTGGTCCGGCCGGCGATCCGGCTGCACCGCGACGAGCTCGAGCTGCGCAACGTGCTGCACAGCCGCTGGGTGCCCTTCGCCCTCATCACCGGCGTCGAGATCGCCCAGGTGACCGTCGTGCGGGTCGGCGAGCAGCGCTACGTCGGCAGCGGCTTCGGCCGCACCCGCCGCACCATCCGCCAGGACGGCCGGGCCGCCCACGACACGCCCCTGGAGAAGCGGTCCACGGCCTGGCTGATCGAGGACAAGGTCGAGCGCCGAGCCGCGGCGGCCCGCGAGCGTCGTACGACGGACGACGCGGCCCCCGAGGTCCGCCATGCCTGGGCGTGGCCCGAGATCACGGCCCTGGGCGTGCTCACGGTGGCGACCGTCGTGCTGGCCCTGGTCGGCTGACGCTTCGCCTCGTTCGTAGGCTGCACCCCATGCAGACCCGTGCCCGGCTCGTCGCCGCCACCTTCCTGTCGCTGTCCGTGCTCGCCACCAGTGCGTGTGGCGACGACGGGGAGGAGAAGGCCGCCGACTCCTCCTCGGCCGCCCCGACCGACTCCTCCGACTCCTCCGACTCGTCCGCCCCGACCGCCGAGTGCACGGTCGACGACATCCAGGTCGAGGGCGACTTCGGCAGCACGCCGAGCGTCACCATCCCCGACGACTGCACGCCGCCGGCCACCCTGCTCAGCAAGGACCTGGTCACCGGCACCGGCCCGGCCGCGGAGGCCGGCGCCACGGTCGAGACCAACTACCACCTGGTCACCTGGTCCGACAAGCAGGTGCTGGACAGCTCCTTCGAGCGCGGCGAGACCTTCCCGCTCGAGAACCTCGGCAACGCCCCGGTCATCGACGGCTGGAACCAGGGCCTGCTCGGCATCCAGCAGGGCACCCGCCGCCTGCTCGTGATTCCGCCGGACCTCGGCTACGGCGAGGGCGGCAACGGCGTCGCCCCCGACGAGACCCTGGTCTTCGTGGTCGACGCCGTCTCGATCAGCTGAGCCGGGCCGCCTTCAGATCCCCGCCGCGGCGGCGATGTCGGCCCGCAGCGCGGTGAGCCGGGTCGCCGCCTCGGCCCGGGCCGTGGCGACGTCGCCGTCGACGACCGGCACGACGACCTCGAGGTAGCACTTGAGCTTGGGCTCGGTGCCGCTCGGCCGGACGACGACCCGGCTGCCGTCGGCGGTGCGGTAGCGCAGCCCGTCGGTGGGCGGCAGTGCGGCCGAGCCCGCGGTGAGGTCGTCGGCGCTGGTGACCTCCGAGCCGCCGAGCGTGGTGGGCGGCGTGCCGCGCAGCCGCTCCATCGCGGCCGCGATCTCGGCCAGGTCGGTGACCCGGACCGAGAGCTGGTCGGTGGCGTGCAGCCCGTGGGCGACGGCGATGTCGTCGAGCAGGTCGGGCAGGCCGCGGCCGGCGGCCTTGGCCTCGGCGGCGATCTCGCACAGCAGCAGCGCCGCGGAGACGCCGTCCTTGTCGGCGACGTGCACCGGGTCGACGCAGTAGCCGAGCGCCTCCTCGTAGCCGAACACCAGGTCCGGCAGCCGGCCGATCCACTTGAAGCCGGTCAGCGTCTCGGCGTACGGCTGGCCGGCCGCGGCGGCCATGGTGCCGAGCAGGGACGAGGACACGATCGAGGTGGCGTAGACACCGGCGCGCCCGGCCCGGAGCAGGTGGTCGGCGAGCAGCGCGCCCACCTCGTCGCCGCGCAGCATCCGCCAGCCGTCGGGCCCGGGGACGGCGGCCGCGCACCGGTCGGCGTCGGGGTCGTTGGCGATGACCAGGTCGGCGTCGGTGCGCTCGGCCAGCGCGATCGCGCGGTCGATGGCGCCCGGCTCCTCCGGGTTGGGGAAGGCGACGGTCGGGAAGTCCGGGTCGGGCGCCTCCTGCTCGGCGACGACCTGCGGCGTCGCGAAGCCGGCGTTCTCCAGCACGGTCGGGAGCGCGCCGCCGCCGACGCCGTGCAGCGGCGTGTAGACGATGGTGAGGTCGCGGGGACCGTCACCGGCGATCGCGGCGACGGTGTCGAGATAGGCGTCTACGATCCCGTCGTCGAGGACCCGGCCGCCCGTCGTCTCCAGCGGCAGCCGCACGATCGACTCCAGGTTGCCGACCGCTGCGATCCGCGCGGCGATCTCGGTGTCGGCGGGCGGCACGATCTGGCTGCCGTCGCCGAGGTAGACCTTGTAGCCGTTGTCCTGCGGCGGGTTGTGGCTCGCGGTCACCATGACGCCGGCCGCGCAGCCCAGCTCGCGGATCGCGAACGCCAGCAGCGGCGTCGGCAGCGGGCGGGGGAGGAGCAGCGGCCTGAGGCCCGCGCCGGCCATCACCTCGGCCGTGTCGCGGGCGAACACGTCGGAGTTGTGGCGGGCGTCGTAGCCGATCACGACGGGGCTGCCGGGGGCGCTCCCGGTGTCGCGCAGGTAGGCCGCCAGTCCGGCCGCCGCGCGCAGCACGACGAGCCGGTTCATCCGGTTGGGGCCGGCGCCGAGCGCGCCGCGCAGGCCCGCCGTACCGAACTCGAGGGTGCCGTGGAAGCGGTCGGCGAGGTCCGCGCGCGCGTCGGCGTCGCCGGCCTCGACCGCCGCGATCACCCGGACCAGCTCGTCGCGGGTCTGGGCGTCGGGATCCTCGGCCAGCCAGGACTGGGCCCGGGCGAGCAGGACGTCGGTGTCAGGCGTGGTCACCGGGCCACGGTAGCCGGGTCAGGCGTCGATGGTGCTCATGTCGCCGTACCGCTCACCGGCGACGGCGTCGCGCGGCACGGCCGCGTCGAGGGCCGCCAGGTCGTCGGCGGTGAGGTCGACGTCGAGCGCGCCGGCGTTCTCCTCGAGATAGGGGATCCGCTTGGTGCCGGGGATCGGCACCACGTCGTCGCCCTGGGCGAGCACCCAAGCGAGCGCGAGCTGGCCGGGGGTGCACCCGTGCCGCGTCGCGATCTCCCGGATCTTGTCGACCAGGGCCAGGTTGGTCGCCAGGTTGTCGCCCTGGAAGCGCGGGAAGTACGCCGTGGCGCGGCTGTCGCCGTCGGCCGGGGTGTCGGTGATCGCGCCGGTCAGCAGGCCGCGGCCCAGCGGGGAGTAGGGGACCAGCCCGATCCCGAGCTCGCGCAGGGTCGGCAGGATCGCGTCCTCGAGGTCGCGGGTGAACAGCGAGTACTCGGTCTGCAGCGCGGTGATCGGGTGCACGGCGTGCGCGCGCCGGATGGTCTCGGGCGAGGCCTCCGAGAGCCCGAGGTGGCGCACCTTGCCGGCCTCGACCAGCTCCTTCATCGCGCCGACCGTGTCCTCGATCGGGACCGTCTTGTCGACACGGTGCTGGTAGTAGAGGTCGATCTGGTCGACGCCCAGGCGCTGCAGGCTCGCGTCGCAGGCGCGGCGCACGTAGTCGGGGTGGCCGTTGACCCCGACCCGGGTGCCGTCGGGGAGGCGCTCGTTGCCGAACTTGGTCGCCAGCTGGACCTCGTCGCGGCGGCCGGCGATCGCCTTGCCGACGAGCTGCTCGTTGATGAAGGGGCCGTACATGTCGGCGGTGTCGAGGAAGGTGATGCCGAGGTCGAGGGCGCGGTGGATGGTCGCGATTCCGGCGGCCTCGTCGGGGGCTCCGTAGAACTCCGACATGCCCATGCAGCCGAGGCCGAGGGCGGAGACGGTGAGCGGGGACGTCGTACCGAGGGTGCGGGTCGAGTTCGTCATGGGGACCAGCCAACTCCTTGGAGTGCGCTCCAGGTCAAGCCGTGCGCTCCAGGACGCAGCCGGTGTAGAGGTCGATCTTGTGCTCGATGGCGCTCAGGTGCGCCTGGACCTCGGCGAGCTGGCGCAGCACCTGCGCGCGGTGGTCCTGGAGCAGGGCCAGCCGCTCCTCCTCGTTGCCGGCGCCCGCGCGCACCAGGTCGGCGTACTGGCGGACCTGGCGGATCGGCATGCCGGTCGCCCGCAGCCGGGTGACCAGCTCGACCCAGCGCAGGTCGGCCTCGTCGTAGCGCCGGTGGCCGCTGGTGTCGCGCGGCACCGGCCGCAGCAGCAGCCCGTCCTTCTCGTAGTAGCGCAGGGTGTCGGCCGTCAGGCCCAGCGACTCGGCGGCCTCGGCGATCGTGCAGGTCGGCATGTCCCCAGTGTTGCTCGGTGCAGGATGATCCCGTGCGCCGGTCCTTCGTCTTCGCCGACACCTGGGTGGTCGACGCGCCCGTGGACGAGGTGGCCGCGGCGCTCGTCGACCTCGAGCACTACCCGCGCTGGTGGCCCCAGGTCCGCGCGGTCGCCAAGCTCGGCCCCGACACCGCCTGGGTGCGCTGCCGGTCGACGTTGCCCTACACCCTCGACCTGGTCCTCGACGCCGTCTCCCGCACCCCGCCGGTGGTGGAGGTCGCGATCGGCGGCGACCTCGACGGCTACGCCCGGTTCACGCTGAGCGGCGAGCCCGGCCGGACCCGGCTGGACTTCGCGCAGGAGGTCAGCGTGGGCGGGCTGCTCGCCCTGGCGTCGTACGGCGGGCGGTGGCTGCTGGAGTGGAACCACCGGCGGATGATGGCGGGCTGCCGAGCGGGCCTGGCGGCGCGGCTCGGGGAGCTGGGCTGAGCTGGGGTGGGACCGGCTCTTCCGTCGTACCCGGCATTCGGGTCGGCCCCGGGCCCGAATCACGACCTGGATGCCGGGTGCGACGACACCACCCGGATCACGACCACGGCCACCAGCCCCAGGACCGCCCCGATCGCCGCTCCGGTCGCGTTGTCGATGATGTCGGTGACGTCGCAGGCGCGGTCGATCCGGGCGAGCTCGAGCTGGGTCTTCTCGATGAGGGCCGAGTAGGCGGCCAGTCCGAGCAGTCCGGCGGGAGCGAGCAGCCAGCCAGCCCGCCAGCGGGCCACGGCGACGACCAGCAGTGCGCCCGAGGGCACGAACAGGGCGGTGTTGAGCGTGCGTTGGCCGGACTGGAAGATCCAGAAGCCGTCGGGGGCCGGGCCGCCGATGTCCCAGGAGCAGGTCGTCATCCGGGTCTCGGCGGGCACGAAGCCGGTGTCGGGGGAGGTGGGCACCAGGGTGACCAGCGCGATCACCACGACCGACCAGACGAGGCCGGCGATGGCGATCGCGGAGATCCAGCCGAGCGGGCGGGCCAGGACGAGCGCGACGAGGCAGCAGACCAACCCCGCGACGCCGATGCCGAGCAGCATCACGCCGGTCCCCCCGAACGTGACCATGGCCCCAGACGTTAGCCGTCCGCGCCCGGCAACCCCAGCTCAGCCGACCCGGGCCCGCTGCCTGGCGACGAACCTGGTCGCCATCCGGTTCACCAGCACCGGTGCCAGCCGGCCGATCCGCCACGCGACCCGGGCCTGCCGCGGCTCGACCACGATCGCCTCGTCCGCGGCGACGGCGGCGAGCACCCGGCGGGCGAGCACGTCGGGGTCGACGGGGTGCTTGACGCCCTGGCCCTCGAGGTAGAAGTCGCGGCCCTTGAACGGCCCGATCTCGCCCTTGTCGAGGATCGGGGTGTCGACGGCGGCCGGGCAGACCACGGTGACGCCGACGCCGTGCGCGGCGGCCTCGGTGCGCAGCGCGAGGGAGAGGCCGACGACGGCGTGCTTGGTGGTGACGTACGACGTCATCAGCCCCGCCGCCATCAGCCCACCCATCGACGCGGTGTTGACGATGTGCCCGCCGCGCTGGCGGATCATCCGTGGGTAGGCCGCATGCACGCCGTGCACGACGCCGCGGACGTTGACGTCGATGATCGCGTCCCACTGCGCCAGGGTCAGCGACTCGGTGGCGCCGAGCCAGGTGATGCCGGCGTTGTTGACCATCAGGTCGAGCCGGCCGTGCTCCTCGACCACGGCCGCCACGGCCGCCTCGACGGACTCCGCCGAGGTGACGTCGACCTGGCGGGCGACGGCCGTCCCCGGTCCGCCGGCGGACCCGGAGACCAGCGCCGCCGCCTCGGGGTCCAGGTCCGCGCACACGACGTACGCGCCGTCGGCGACCAGGGCCCGGACCAGCGCGGCGCCGATGCCGGAGCCGCCGCCGGTGACGATCGCGGTCCTCACGAGAACGCCTTCTCCACCAGCCCGACCAGGTCGGGATAGCGGTTGAGGTGGGCGCCGCCGTTGATGTCGAGGGTCTCCCCGGTGATCCAGCGCGCGTCGTCGGAGAGCAGGAAGCGGATGGCGGCGGCGATCTCGAGCGGCTCGCCGGGGCGGCCGAGTGCGGTGTTGGCGAGGTAGTCCTCGCGCACGCCGGGGATGTCCATCGCGGGCGCGGTCAGCGGCGTGACGACCAGCCCGGGCGCGACCGCGTTGACCCGCACCCCGCGCGGACCGAGCTCCAGCGCGGTCACCTCGGTGAGCGCGACCAGACCGGCCTTGGCCGCGCAGTACGCCGCGAGACCGGTGCCGGGCTGCCGGGCGTTGAGCGAGGACAGCGACACCAGCGAGCCGCCGTCGGCAACCCGGCGCCCGGCATGCTTCAGGACCAGGAAGGCGCCGGTCAGGCAGACGTCGACGACTCGGCGCCACTCGGCGACGTCGTGGTCGACGACCCGCGCCAGGGTGCTCACACCGGCGCAGTTGACCACGCCGTGCAGCGTGCCGTGCTCGGCGAGGACCCCGTCGAAGAGCGCCTCGACCGAGGCCTCGTCGGTGACGTCGACGACGGCGTCGGCCGGCGTGCCGGGCAGGTCCGCGACGACCACGCGATGGCCGGCCGCGCGCAGCACCTGGGCGGTGGCCGCCCCGATCCCCGACGCGCCGCCGATGACGACCGATACCTGCATGGCCCTGCTCCTGACGTTCGTCTGAGTTTGTTGACACGTGTCAAATGACCGGCCTAATGTGACGCCGGTCACCGTGATCTGTCAAGGAGGACGTCGGATGCACCGACCCACCGTCGCCGTCATCGGAGCCGGCATCAGCGGGCTCACGACGAGCAAGATGCTGGCCGACTACGGCCTGGATTTCGCGACCTTCGAGTCCTCGGACCGGGTCGGGGGCAACTGGGCGTTCGGCAACCCCAACGGGCACAGCAGCGCCTACCGCTCGCTGCACATCGACACGTCCAAGCATCAGCTGTCCTTCAAGGACTTCCCGATGCCGGAGCACTATCCCGACTTCCCCCACCACACCCAGGTCAAGGAGTACCTCGACTCCTACGCCGACGCCTTCGACCTGCGCCGGCGCATCGAGTTCGAGAACGGCGTCGTGCACGCCCGGCGCCACCCCGAGGGCGGCTGGGAGCTGGAGACTCGGCGCACCGGCACCCGCCGCTTCGACGTGCTCGTCGTCGCCAACGGGCACCACTGGGACCCGCGCTTCGCCGACAAGCCGGGGGAGTTCACCGGGCTGACGATGCACTCGCACGCCTACATCGACCCGCGTACGCCGTACGACCTGACGGGCAAGCGGATCCTCATCATCGGCCTCGGCAACAGCGCCGCCGACATCGCGGTCGAGCTGTCCAGCAGGACGCTCGACAACGAGGTCGTCATCTCCACCCGCAGCAGCGCGTGGATCGTGCCGAAGTACTTCGCCGGCAAGCCGGCCGACAAGTACTACAAGACCTCGCCGCACATCCCGTTCGCGTGGCAGCGCAGGTTCGTCCAGATCATGCAGCCGATGACCGCCGGGCGGCCCGAGGACTACGGCCTGCCGACGCCCAACCACAGGTTCTTCGAGGCGCACCCCACGCAGTCGGTGGAGCTGCCGCTGCGGCTCGGGTCCGGCGACCTGCGCGCCAAGGGCGACATCGACAGCTTCGACGGTACGACGGTCCACTTCGCCGACGGCACCGCCGAGGACTTCGACGTGGTCGTCCACGCGACCGGCTACAACATCACCTTCCCGTTCTTCGACGAGGACCTGGTCAGCGCGCCGGAGAACCACATCCGGCTCTACAAGCGGATCTTCAAGCCCGGCATCGACGACCTCGCGTTCGTCGGCTTCGCCCAGGCCACGCCGACCCTGTTCCCGTTCGTCGAGTGCCAGACCCGGCTGGTGGCGGCCTGGCTGGTCGGCCGCTACGCGCCGCCGGACGAGGCGGAGATGGAGCGGGTCATCGACGAGGACCAGCACAAGTACACCGCCCACATGGTGCAGCGCCCGCGGCACACCCAGCAGCTCGACTACTTCCTCTACGAGCACGACCTGCGGGTCAAGGAGATCCCGGCCGGCCTGGCCCGGGCGAACGGAGCGTTGCGATGAGCGACGAGCGGCTGTGGGCGCGGATGGTCGACCGCCGCAGCGTCAACCGCGGCGACCAGCGCCGGGCCGCGCTGCTGGCGGCCCTCGACGAGCTGCTGCGCGAGCAGACGCTCGAGGAGGTCAACGTCGCCGAGATCTCCCGCCGCGCGGGGGTGACCCGGTCGGCGTTCTACTTCTACTTCGAGAGCAAGGCGACCGCCGTCCTGGCCCTGATGGCCGAGCTGTACGACGACGCCTCCGACGCCACCGACCTGCTGGTCAAGGCCGAGGGCGAGCCCCGCGACCGGATCCGCCGGGTGGTGGCGACCCTGTTCGACTCGGTCGACCGGACGCCCCACACCTACCGCGCGCTGCTCGAGGCGCGAGCCACCAGCCCCGCCGTCCGCGAGCTGTGGGACGCGGGCCGCGCGGAGTTCGCCGAGATGACGGCCGAGATGATCGGGCGGGAGCGGGCGACGGGCCGCGCGCCCCAGGGCGTCGACGCGCACGTGCTCGCCGCCGTGCTGCTCGACCTCAACGACCACGGCGTCGAGCGCCACGTCCTCGGCGTCGCGCCCGAGCGGGAGGCGCACATCGACGCGATCACCCACATCTGGATCCAGAGCATCTACGGGAGCCCGGCATGAGCACCACCTTCTCCTTCGACTCCGACGGCGTGCGCTGCGCGGCGACGCACTTCGCGGGTCCTGACGGCGCGCCCGTCGTCGTCCTCGCGCACGGGCTCGCCGGCACCCAGGACGCCGGCCTGTTCCCGTTCGCCGAGGCCTTCGCCGCCGCGGGTCTGCACGCGGTCACCTTCGACTACCGCGGCTTCGGCGCCTCCGAGGTCGCCGCCGGCGAGCCGCGCCAGGTCGTCTCGCTCGCGGGTCAGGTCGCCGACCTGCACGCCGCCGTCGCCGCGGCGACGCGGCTGCCCGGCGTGGACGTCCGTCGCGTGGTCCTGTGGGGCGTCTCGCTCGCCGGCGGACACGTCGTCTCGGTCGCGGCCGAGCGCTCCGACATCGTGGCCGTCGTCTCGGTCGTGCCGATGGTCGACGGCCTGGCCGCCGCCCGGCTCGCCACCCGGCACCACAGCGCCGGACAGCTGCTCGCCTCGACCGGGCGCGGCCTCGCGAGCGCCGTACGACGCAGGGCCGGCCGGGCGCCCGTGATGATGCCCGTCGTGGCGCATCCCGGCGAGCCCGGCGCGCTCACCCTGCCGGGTGCCTACGAGGACTACCTGGCGATCGCCGGCCCCACCTGGCGCAACGAGATCGCGGCGGACGTCGTCCTCGAGCTCGGCAGCCGGGCCCCTGCCAAGGCCGCGGCCCGGCTGGACGTCCCGTGGCTGGTGCAGGTCGCCGACTTCGACCGCAGTGCGCCGCCGCACGCCACCATGAGGGCGGCGGTCGCGGGGCGGGCCGAGGTCCGCCACTACCCGGGCGACCACTTCGACCTGTTCGCCGGCAAGCCGTGCCACGAGGCCGCGGTCGAGCACGCGGTGCACTTCCTGCGGCGCCGGGTCGGATCGCGCCTCGGCGCCGCCGACGCTCCGGAGGCGGTCGGAGGCTGACGCTGTCCGCGGCCTGCTGCACGCGCGGCGCCGGGCGGGTCGGCATGTAACACGCTGTCCGCTCCTCTACCCGCCGGTTCTCAGCAGATTCCGGCCGTTTCCAGGCTGATTTCTGCGGAAAGGCGCCGGGGAGTCGGGTGGACAGCGTGTTACAGCGGCGCTGGCCCGCCGACGCTCAGGCCGCGCGGTAGCGCTCGATCTGCCCGCCCAGCTCGTCGAACAGGGCCTGGTTGAGGCCGAAGACCGCCCTGACCTCGTCGACCACGCGCGCGACCTCGGCCGGCGACAGCTCGAGGCCGTCGAGGCGCGCGCGGTAGCCGTCCTTGTAGGGCTTCGGCTTGGGGATCTCCGGGAAGTCGTAGAAGCGCACGCCGGTGTCCTCGGGCAGGTCGAAGGTGCGCTGCAGCACCCGGCCGATCACCTGGCCGCCGGAGAGGTCGCCGAGGTAGCGGGTGTAGTGGTGCGCGACCAGCAGGCCGCCCCAGGCGGCGCCGGCCCGGATCCGCTCGACGTACGCCGTGGCGGCGGGGGAGTCGACGGACTCGGGGTCCACGCCGGGGGCCCAGTGGGCGAGGTCGGCGTCGATCGCGGCGAGACGGTCGAGGGCCGGGTCGTGGACGGCGGCGACGATCGCGTCGTCACGGTGCGCGGCGAGGACCTCCTCGAGGGCGGCGTAGACGCGGCGCAGGCGGAGCAGCAGGTCGGCGTACGCCTCGGCGGTGAGCCTGCCCTCGAGCAGCTCGGCCATGAACGTCGACCCCTCGGCGGCCTCGTGCTCGGCGCGCGAGCCCTCGCGCATGGCGCTCGACAGGGTCAGGTCCTCGTCGCGGACGGTGGTGGCGACGGACATGGCGGCAGCTCCTCGGGAGACGGCGAATCGTGGTGACGACATCTTGCTGACTAAGTGTCAGGAAGATGGAGGTCGCCTGTCAAGACGTGGAGCGCGATTTTTCTTAGGTTTGCCTAACTTCCAGGGGCGACGGTTGGTGACGACCTGTCAACTCATGTGTCCCAGGCCGCGGAGCACGAACTCCTCGACCGCGGCGAGCGGCAGCTGGCGGGTGGCGAGGGCGGCGTGCAGCAGCGAGATCGCGGACTTGCGGTCCGAGACCCGGAAGGCGCCCTCGGCGATGCCCTGGTCGAGGATCTCCTCGAGCACCTCCTCCACCGCGGCGACGTGGTCGTGGATCTTCTCCATCGCCTCCTCCGAGAGCAGGTGGTAGAGGATCCCGCCCATCCCGGTGTGGAACTGCTGGCCGGCCTGCAGCTGGTGGCGCAGGTAGACCCGGATCTTCGCGACCGGATCCGGCACCAGCGCCAGGTCGCGGCGCAGGTCGGCGAGGTAGTGCTGCGTCTCCTCGGTCGCGAAGGCGACCACGACCGCCTCCTTGTCGCGGAAGTGGTGGTAGATCGCGGTCCGCCCGATGTCGGCGCGGGCCGCGATCTGCGCCATCGTGATCGCGTCGAAGGACCGCTCGTCCATCAGCGTCGCGAAGGCGTCGAAGATCCTGCGTCGGACCAGGTCACGATGGGCAGGCACGGTCGGAGCGGCGATCTTCGGCACGGTTCGATTCTAGGCTTCCGGGGAGACGGGACCTGAGGTGTGACACGGCAGGACCGCCAGCCCGGGGGACCGGCGGCCCTGCCGCGAGATGGATCAGCGCTTGGCCTTGACCTTCACCTTGGTGACCGACGAGCCACCCGGGTAGGTCACGGTCACGGTGTGCTTGCCCGGAGCCAGCTTCGGCAGGGCCACCGTCGTGGTCCCCGAGGCGTCGACGGTCACCGTGATGGTCTTGGTGGCCTTCTTCTTCGCCTTCTTGCCCTTCGCCTTGGGCTTGGTCTGCTTGACCACGACCGTCACCTGCTGCCCGGCGAGACCGGTGGAGGTGATGGTGACCGAGCCCTTCTTGCCCTTGGCGTTGGGCTTCTTGGTCACCGCGAGGGTGGCCGAGGGGGCCGGCTGCGGCTGGGGCTTGGTCTCGGGCTGGGGCTCCGTGGCCGGGTCGGCGAAGGAGATCGGCGAGTAGGTCTCGAAGGACGGCAGGTCGGTCTTGCGGGTGAAGGTGAACACGCCGGTCAGACCGCCGGGGTTGGCGGCGA contains:
- a CDS encoding biliverdin-producing heme oxygenase, whose amino-acid sequence is MSVATTVRDEDLTLSSAMREGSRAEHEAAEGSTFMAELLEGRLTAEAYADLLLRLRRVYAALEEVLAAHRDDAIVAAVHDPALDRLAAIDADLAHWAPGVDPESVDSPAATAYVERIRAGAAWGGLLVAHHYTRYLGDLSGGQVIGRVLQRTFDLPEDTGVRFYDFPEIPKPKPYKDGYRARLDGLELSPAEVARVVDEVRAVFGLNQALFDELGGQIERYRAA
- a CDS encoding alpha/beta hydrolase yields the protein MSTTFSFDSDGVRCAATHFAGPDGAPVVVLAHGLAGTQDAGLFPFAEAFAAAGLHAVTFDYRGFGASEVAAGEPRQVVSLAGQVADLHAAVAAATRLPGVDVRRVVLWGVSLAGGHVVSVAAERSDIVAVVSVVPMVDGLAAARLATRHHSAGQLLASTGRGLASAVRRRAGRAPVMMPVVAHPGEPGALTLPGAYEDYLAIAGPTWRNEIAADVVLELGSRAPAKAAARLDVPWLVQVADFDRSAPPHATMRAAVAGRAEVRHYPGDHFDLFAGKPCHEAAVEHAVHFLRRRVGSRLGAADAPEAVGG
- a CDS encoding TetR/AcrR family transcriptional regulator, producing the protein MPKIAAPTVPAHRDLVRRRIFDAFATLMDERSFDAITMAQIAARADIGRTAIYHHFRDKEAVVVAFATEETQHYLADLRRDLALVPDPVAKIRVYLRHQLQAGQQFHTGMGGILYHLLSEEAMEKIHDHVAAVEEVLEEILDQGIAEGAFRVSDRKSAISLLHAALATRQLPLAAVEEFVLRGLGHMS